Part of the Gammaproteobacteria bacterium genome, AACGGGCAAGAAAGGCGAAGGGAAATGCGGCGAAGGCAAGTGCGGCGGGAAGTAACGCCACAATAGGCCAGGAGCGCACCAGGCGGGGGGCCGATTCACGGCCCGCCGCCTGGTGCATGGGTCTGCCTGATTCCGCCCCTCAGCAGGCCCTGCGCGCGGAGCCGGCCACGTACGCCTTGCCCGCCAGCGCATCGCTGCTTAACGATGTCGATACCGCCCTGCAACTGATCAGCGCCGACGCCGAGAGCATCAAGATAATCGAGTCCCGCCGCAGGCACATCTCGCGGAAACTGGATCTGCACGGCCCGGTCGATTTTACCCGCTACGCGATCAAGATTGGATTAGTGCGGCCGTGAACCAGGCGGACGCGCCCATCAAAGCGATCATTAAGAATATCCATGACCAGTGCATAAAGCACGGCGAGAACCAGGTCGGCGTGGATTACATCAAGGGCGCGAACATCGCCGTTTTTGAAGATCGCCGACACGATGCTTGCATATGGCGCGATACAATGTAAAAGGAGAGAGTACGCATGGCTAACAACAACAAACATGAGCGCAACATACCGTGGTTGTGGATCGGGCTGGTGGTTGGGCTCGTCGCGCTCACCGTTGCCTGGTTTTTCCTGCCCGTCGGCGAATGGCTGAAATCATTCAACGGATGGGTGCAGGGGCTGGGCGTATGGGGTTACGTGATCTTTGCCGCGGTCTACATTATCGCGACCGTGTTGCTTGCGCCGGGTTCGCCGTTGACGATCGCGGCGGGACTCGCATTCAGCGGCTTCGGGTTTCCGCTGGTGGTGGTGGCCGCGACTATCGGGGCCGCGCTCGCCTTTCTGGTCGCGCGTTATCTGGCAAGGTCGCGGGTCGAGCGCATGACCGAGCGTAAACCCAAATTCAAGGCCATCGACCAGGCGGTCACCGCGGATGGCTGGAAGGTGGTTATGTTGCTGCGCCTTAGCCCGCTGGTTCCGTTCAATCTGCAGAACTATGTTTTTGGCGTCACCGATATCAAATTCTGGCATTACGTGGCGGCAACCTTCGTCGGCATCATGCCGGGCACCGCACTCTTCGTGTACCTGGGCGCGATCGGCGCGGCGGCCGGGAGCGGCGGCTCGCAGGGAGGGTTACTTAAATGGGCATTTTTTGCCATCGGACTGATCGCGACCATCGTCGTAACGGTGCTGATTACCCGCAAAGCCAAGGCAAGACTCGATAAAATTGGTCTCGAGGAGAACGCGGCCAATGGCGGCAAATAACGACCAACGCGATTTGGTCATCCTGGGCGGCGGCGTCGGCGGGCTGATTATCGCCAGTGTCGCGGGACAGTTGGGACTC contains:
- a CDS encoding TVP38/TMEM64 family protein, which encodes MANNNKHERNIPWLWIGLVVGLVALTVAWFFLPVGEWLKSFNGWVQGLGVWGYVIFAAVYIIATVLLAPGSPLTIAAGLAFSGFGFPLVVVAATIGAALAFLVARYLARSRVERMTERKPKFKAIDQAVTADGWKVVMLLRLSPLVPFNLQNYVFGVTDIKFWHYVAATFVGIMPGTALFVYLGAIGAAAGSGGSQGGLLKWAFFAIGLIATIVVTVLITRKAKARLDKIGLEENAANGGK